GCATCGTCAAGCAGAACTGAGCTGAGTGTCCGACTTAGAAACGCTGCTCCGATGAACGCGGGAACGGCAATGAGGACAAAATACCTCGAAAACCTAGTGATGAGTCCCGCCACCTCTTGCTCGTTCGATTCCTCCAGTGTGTTCATGATTATCGGATAGGCCGCAGTAATTATCGGAGAGAACACTAGCCGGATTCCACTATCCGTAATCTGGTAGTTCGAGGAGTAGATTCCAACAGCGGCACTCCCACGTAATAGTTCGAGTAACACGCGGTCAGCTTGACTGAGGAGCGGCACACCAATCATCCAGCCGAGCATTGGGACCCCATATCGGGTGAATCTGCGAACCACCTTTGGGTCGAGGCGTGGTCGAAGATTGCTTCGACCCAGCTTATATGCCATCAAGAGGACGGTGACCCCAGTTGCGGCGACAGCACCCCAGATCCAGCCCACAATGTGATTCAAGACAAGAATCGCAAGGAGAAGCGATAACGCCAGTTTGAGCAGCGACTCGAATATTCGATATCCCATCACGCTCTTCGACTGCAGCGTCGTCTGGAAGAACCACTTGAACGTCTGAAAGAATCCCTGAACGACAATCACGATTAGAACAGCGAAGTAGAAGGGACGGAAGTCACCCAGTTCAGCGCCCCAGAGCACATACCCAGCAGTCCCTAACGCGACGAGAGATAACGCCGTAAGCGAGACCATCGAGATAGCGTTTCCAACGACGACGTCGTCTCGCATCTCGGCCGCGAACCGGTAGACGGATTTACCGACCCAATCGAAACACAGTGTGCTGAAGATTCCGATGAAACTGGCCGCCAGCGCGTACCGACCGTAGGCTGCCGGCGGGAAGAACCGCG
This DNA window, taken from Haloarcula ordinaria, encodes the following:
- a CDS encoding oligosaccharide flippase family protein, translated to MTHFESEDKNSVFNRFVRDFGLYSIAKLVPAVASLIALMVFTRFFPPAAYGRYALAASFIGIFSTLCFDWVGKSVYRFAAEMRDDVVVGNAISMVSLTALSLVALGTAGYVLWGAELGDFRPFYFAVLIVIVVQGFFQTFKWFFQTTLQSKSVMGYRIFESLLKLALSLLLAILVLNHIVGWIWGAVAATGVTVLLMAYKLGRSNLRPRLDPKVVRRFTRYGVPMLGWMIGVPLLSQADRVLLELLRGSAAVGIYSSNYQITDSGIRLVFSPIITAAYPIIMNTLEESNEQEVAGLITRFSRYFVLIAVPAFIGAAFLSRTLSSVLLDDAYLEGYIVIPFVAGGVLFLTLANIGQITMEVREQTKLISAAALTAVVVNLLLNIPLITLYGYLGAAVATTVSYSTYALLVYYFSKRHLEWTLPTSTIRNAIVGGALMATPPAVLYVSDSYTALRVTIALLVGFAGYVAVLYSLGEVDEEKIYSLIE